From the genome of Zalophus californianus isolate mZalCal1 chromosome 5, mZalCal1.pri.v2, whole genome shotgun sequence:
CAGCCTAGCCTGGGCTTATACCTCAACTCAGGTCTCATGGGTGAGAAGTGGAGGTAATGGTGAGGGGAGAAGAGTGGAGGGGCCAGAGTTCTGGGAAGGGATGTTCTTGGTTGGCATTGTGCCAGAAGTTTTACatgtagtatctcatttaatcttcacaaccatCTTGTGAGGTAGTACCACAATTAGCCCCATTTTAgtgataagaaaactgaggctcagagaggggaagctcCAGTTTTCATAGTTTGTTAGAGGTAAAGCTGGTCAGGAAGCCCTGGTGCATCCACCTCCAAAGCCCGTGCTCTTAGTCACTGCCTAATCCTGTTTTGAAGGGTCTGCCCATCCAAGAGAGGCTTCTCACAATGAGGAAGCCCCACTGAAGGAACAGGTTTGTGGCCCTTCcttgggcagggctgggagaggggtcAGGGATTAACAGAGGTTCACCCTCCACTGGCCTCATTATCAATCAGTATTCTGCCAACACCCGCCTCCCCAAATAAGCTCTCATCCTTTGTGTCTCCTTGAACCCCCATCCAGCATCAGAACCCCCTGAGACGGAAGCTGCCTCCAGGGGCTGAGGCAGGAGTTGTGCTGGCAGGAGAGTTGGGCTTCCTGGCGCAGCCCCTGGGGGCCTTTGTGCGCCTGCGGGATCCAGTGGTGCTGGGACCCCTCACTGAGGTTCCCCTTCCCAGCAGGTAAGCCTGCTGAGAGTCAAGGGTTCTGGAAACCAGAAGAAGGATCTTTACTAGGGAGGGATTTGGGAGGTCTCTGTCTAGTTCTTTTGGGAGTGAGTGCAGGACGGTGCTCAGGGGTCTGTGGAGGGGCTAGTGGTCAGGGCTGCAAAGTAGGTGTGCACACGAGTGAATGTATGGGGGCTGGTAAGGAGGTCAGAGGTCAGGACTTCCTTATGGGATAGCAACCTCTTATATTTCTGGGGCCTGGTTCCTTCTTCAGATTTTTCTGCCTCCTCCTTGGTCCTTCCACACTGGGAAAGGGCTACCATGAGATGGGCCGGGCAATGGCCGTCCTCCTCAGTGATCCGGTGAGctgggcagggtgtgtgtgtgtgtctgtgtgtgtgtgcacatgtgtgcacatgcccACACATAGACTTGTGTGAGTATGCACGTGTGGACTCTCGATGTGTGACAGAATACAGCAATGAGGCAGAGTGTGGTTTTGTGTCCGTGAGCATGAGGACTGAGGTTTCTTACCTAGCACCgtgctggcacatagtaggcagcCAATGGATACTCATCGCATGCGTGCATTAATGAGTGAATACTTGAATGACCTGTCTGCCTATCTGACTTGTGTCTAGCTTTGAGACTGCAAAAATGCACGTAAGCGTCCAGATCTGCATTTACTGCCCCTTTGTGCCCCTATCCCTAGCAATTCCAGTGGTCAGTTCGTCGGGCCAGCAACCTTCGACACCTTCTGGCAGCCTTGGATGCCTTCCTAGAGGAGGTGACAGTGCTGCCTCCAGGTCGGTGGGACCCGACAGCCCGGATTGCCCCACCTAAATGTCTGCCCTCCCAGCACAAAAGGTATATGGGGGCCTTCTCCACAGACCTTGGGTCCACTCCCACTGTTGAAGAGGGTAGGGGATTCCAGGAAAGGGCTAGAACCTTACCTTTGGATTCCAAGCCTGCTGGCAGAGACACGAGCAGCCACCAGGGGGCAGGGTGCCCAGTCATGTTCTGGTTGGAGATCCTCAGGCCACCTGGGTTCCCATTCTCTTCAGGCTCCTCTCACAACTGAGGGAGGTCCAGGGCCGCTCTGCCCGGCATGGGGCCCTGGCTGAGGACAGGTATGGCCACTGGCCGCAGGCACCCAGCCCAGAGTTACAGCGGACAGGAAGGTGAGGTGAGCTGGGGTGAGAGCAAGGGTAAGGGtactgggaggggcaggggtcaCAGGGGCACAGAGGCGTATGCTCACTGTGGAGGGGATCGCCCAGTCCCAGGGAAAGTAGCAGGGATAGGGGCATGGGTGGGGTCACCTGGATCACTGACAAACCATGGGTGGGAGGCTGTTTGGGGGCCTTGTCCAGGATGTGCGCCGGAAGGCCTCATGGTACCCCAGCGACTTCTTGGATGCGCTACATCCCCAGTGCTTCTCAGCCGTGCTCTACATTTACTTGGCCACCGTCACTAATGCCATCACTTTTGGGGGTCTGCTGGGGGAAGCGACCAATGGTGCTCAGGTGAGTGGGGAGGCATGAGGGAAGCAGGCACAAGTTTTGGTATTCTGCCAGCCATGCCCTTTACCCTTCCCTGGGACAATGGGTGGGCTTCCCTGGAAGCTTGGGTTGCTGTGCTGAGGACTCCAGTGTCCTGTGCGGACAGGGTTCCCTGCTGGCTTCTAGGGGGTGCTGGAAAGTTTCCTGGGCACTGCAGTGGCTGGAGCTGCCTTCTGCCTGATGGCTGGCCAACCCCTCACCATCCTCAGCAGTACGGGGCCAGTGCTGGTCTTCGAGCGCCTGCTCTTCTCCTTCAGTAGGTAGGAGAATACCCTAACTGTCACCAGACCCTCACTAGCCACACTCTCAGCCTGGGTCCTGGCTGGGTCAGTAGGGAAGGGTGGAAACTGTCTGGCTCCAGGGGCACCTAACCTGGATTAAGTGGACAGCAGAACAACTCTGCCAATTCCTGTctgtctcccccccacctcccccccagaGATTACAGCCTGGACTACCTACCCTTCCGCCTGTgggtgggcatctgggtggccacATTTTGCCTGGCACTGGTGGCCACAGAGGCCAGCGTGCTGGTACGCTACTTTACCCGCTTCACCGAAGAAGGCTTCTGTGCCCTCATCAGCCTCATCTTCATCTACGATGCTGTGGGCAAAATGCTGAGCTTGACAAGTGCCTATCCTATCCAGAGCCCTGGCTATCCTGCTTATGGCTGCTTTTGCCAGTACCCAGAcctgggaggtgggtgagggaaacAGGGAGTTTGGCAAGATGGGGAAGGatgcaggagggggaggggttgtCCCCTGCTATCCCCCCCTTGTTAAGTTCAGCAGAATCCTGAATACTTACCCCAAAACCAGCAGCACTCTTCCCCACTCTGGTTTTGGATCAATTGAGAAGTAACAGAGCAGGCCCAATATTGTCTTTATTTCTGACAATGCTGATTGAAGAACATGCTTATATCTGTGGGGGAATGGGCTTCCTAACAATGAAACCTAAATTAGATAGATTTATGCACCCAGTCCTGGCTGCACTGGACAGGGACTGTCTTGCCCCAGAGGAGCAGAGCTAAATGTATGCGCGGTGCAGCCAGCTTATTCCCAAGAgtgaggagaggaggggacagggagaggcatGCCCAGCTTCTTCTCTCAAACTCACCAATCAAATAAGTTGCTGCTCTTTCCCTAGTCTGAGTGACGACTCAGGGGGAGAGCCGCTCAGCATATTACTTTTGCACAAATACCTCCATGTGGAAGGAAGCAGCAGGAATGGGGAAGAGATGTCCTCTCAAGAGTGCCAGACTCTGCTGGACATGAACAAAACCAGTTCTGGTCCTGGTAGAAACCCATAGATTGGTGTACTCATCCATTAAGCAAACATGCTAGGCCTCTGCTCTGGCCAGTCCTGTCTCTGGCACCAGGGATCCAGATAGGTAAGGAATGTGAAGGGGCCAGGCAATGTTCTGAGGAGCGCAGACTTGGTAGCGATTGGAGTCAGCAGACAGATGAGTCAGAACTAAGAACTCTCTGGTTTACTTGGACCCATGAGGTTAGACTTCTGAGGGGTTGGAGAAGGTTCCCAGGGGACGGGCATATACCCAAATTGTTCTCTGCTTCCCAGGAAATGAGTCTGAGTGGACAAGGACAGAACCAAAAGACAGAGATGACATCTCAAGTATGGTGAGGGCCTGTTCCTGGGAGGGTCTGGGAAAGAAAGGCTGGGAGCCCAAGAAGTCAGTGGTGCCTGGCTTTTCCCACCCCATAGGCTAGGGAAACCCTCATGGGTCACAGAGGCCCAGACCTGTGCTGTGGCTGGAGACCTCTTATCCTGGGCCCTTGCTGTCCCAGTGAGTGTCAGCCAATGTTTAttctgccaccccatccctgatGACGCCCTCCACACAGGACCTTGGCCTGGTCAATGCCTCCTTGCTGCCCCCACCTGAGTGTGCCCGGCGGGGAGGCCAGCCTCGCGGCCCCAGCTGCCATACAGTCCCAGACAtcgccttcttctccctcctcctcttcctgaccTCCTTCCTCTTAGCCACAGCCCTCAAGCATGTGAAGGCAAGCCGCTTCTTCCCCTCTGTGGTGAGTGTTACCTTTCTGCGGGAGAGTGCTGGCTCTTGGCCTTGGGCCCTGTCTGTGCATGGGAAAGGGTGAAGAAGGAGGGGGCTGGTGGGCCTGAATCTGACTGAGTGTCCACTGTATGGCCAGGTGCGCAGAGTGCTCGGTGACTTCTCCTCAGTCCTGGCCATGCTGCTGGGCTGTGGCCTTGATTCCTTCCTGGGTCTGGCCACGCCAAAGCTCACGGTGCCCAGTGAGTTCAAGGTGAGAGCTGGGAGTAtagggcagaggggagagcaggGCCAGCACACAGGACCTTGGAGGAGGAAATGCATAGatcccctgcttctcttcctctgagcttccatttcctcgcttataaaatagaaaggataataataatgacctcacagagttgctgtgaggattaatgagGTACTGCTGCTGACACAGTGGTACAGACTACATGGCAGCTATTATTATAAATTAGGGGTTAAGAGGATGAGTTCTGCTCAGCTAGCCCTGGGTTTGAGATCCtgttctgccacttcctagctgtaaAACCTTAGGCAAATTAACCGACATCTCTCATCAATGAGCCTCAATTtatgcatctataaaatggaaataataaataacaatggCTCCTACTCTATAAGTTGTCTTGAGGTTCACAGAAGATGAATGTAAAGCGTTTTACCACAGTGCAGGGACTCGCACATACCaagagcttaataaatgttacttaTTGTTGTCATAGGTTGGCCCTACCCACTCCACTATTCCCCACTCTCTTTTTTGAACCCCCAGTTGCCGGCTCTGATCTGGTAAAGCTGGAGCTCCCTACCAAGGGCATGACAGTGCACAGGACAAGGCTTAGCACTGACTTAGCACTTAGACTTTGCCTGGGCATTTGGAGACCTTCTCTCCAGCTTCCCCCAGGACAGGAGAGCAGGGGGACTCAAGTTGGGGTAGCCTCAGTGGCTCAGAATCTGAGACGGCAActtgggtcccctcccccacacagacGCTTATAATCAGAGCAGACGCAGACACACCCAGCCCTGTGCCTGTCCCAGATCAAGGCAGGTCTGAGCCTGAGTCGCTCCAccctggttggggggggggggggtgtgtgtgcctAGGGGAAAGGGCTCTGTACATCAAGAAGTGCGGGCGGGCCTCACCTTCCATCCCCTCCTCTTGCAGGGTGGGAGGGCCTCTGAGAACCAAAGTCCAGAGCCCCTGGCTCCAGCCCAACCCCCAGGGTggtccccctccttctgcccttttttaaGACACTGAGGTGCTTTGAACCagctgtgcatgcacacatactgCTCCTACCTACCATCTGGGGTCTTGGAATGGGGGTAAGGGGTTATAGAAGAATGCCAATGCTAGGGTGTGCAGGTGAGGTACTCTTGGGAGACCCTCTCTAACTTGTCCATGGAACACCCTCTCCCAGCCCACACTCCCTGGGCGTGGCTGGCTGGTGTCACCTTTTGGAGCCAACCCCTGGTGGCTAAGTGTGGCAGCAGCCTTACCTGCCCTGCTGCTATCTGTCCTCATCTTCATGGACCAGCAGATCACAGCAGTCATCCTCAACCGTGCTGAATATAAACTGCAGGTAAGGCCTGCCAGGTAAGACCCTAGGTCCCTAGACCGAGGGACAGAAACTCTAGGATGGAGTCCAGgacctccctctcccactccagaGGAGAGAGAGCCCAGGTCTGGTTTAGTTTCACCCTCAGTGCTCCACCACTACCTGCAGAAGGGAGCTGGCTTCCACCTGGACCTCTTCTGTGTGGCTCTGCTGATGCTGCTCACATCAGTGCTGGGGCTACCCTGGTACGTCTCAGCCACAGTCATCTCCCTGGCCCACATGGACAGTCTTCGGAGAGAAAGCAGAGCCTGTGCTCTGGGGGAGCCGCGCAGCTTCCTGGGGATCAGGTGAGGCCAGCATTCAGGAGGCTAGAGTGAGAGGTGGTCAGTAAGGTGGTATGGTGGGATACAAAGCACTTATTTGGACAGCTTAAATTCTAAGCTGGTGACTCCAGAGGGCTCTCTCACTGCTCCATGAGCACTGCAGTGGAGTGAATGGATGGGTTCTGGGCTGAGACGGGTGTGTCAGATCTTCCCCCATTCTCCTTCAGCCATGGGATTGGGTGGGCCCTCGAGAGGAGCCTCATAGATGTAAAGGCAGAGGCAGCCAGGGCTGAGCGAGGGTGAGGTGCCAGCTAATtacccaccccccttcccctccaccccccaaccccccccccccccccccccgctcagtGTAGGAGTACCTCACTGATGTTACAGAGTTACCatcataaaaacaattttgtaacTATTGGAAACACAATCTGTGGAAAGTATgtgaaattaactttgaaacCGTGAAGTAAAAGTTTTTATGGCAGTGTAAAAATTGCTAActtttcatcaaaatcaaaataaaaacctatgaGCTTGAGCTGATGGAGAGGCCTGGGGCAGCCAAACTGAAGTGCCGTGCCCCTTCCTCTCCACCAATTTTGCACACCGTGCTAaggccccctccctgccaggtGACTAGTGGGGGATCCCTCCACTTCCCTCCTGCCAGTGCCTGTAGTAGTACCTGGTCCTCATCTCCAGTCCGGCACCTTGGGGGCTCTCCCAGACCCTGGCTAACTCTTCCCTCTCCGCATCACAGGGAGCAGAGGCTGACAGGCCTGGTGGTGTTCATCCTCACAGGAACTTCCATCTTCCTGGCACCTGTACTCAAGGTACCTTTGTTAGGCTGGCGTCAGGGGCTGGGCATGGCAGTACCAATAATAAAGAAAGCAAGAACTGACACTGGCTAAAtactgtgcaccaggcactgtgctgtttTCTCCACACTTGGTCTCATTTGATCCTCCCATGAACCCTGAAGGCATCCGTACTTTgcaaatgaggaagctgaaggtTAAAGAGGTTAGCTTACAAAAGATCACCAAGAGAGCTAGTTTCTCAGGTCCATCTGAGAACCCAACCTCTTACCCAGAGGGCTTTCTACCCAGTGGAGCAGGGTGTGGGCATGCCACCTTCCTCTATGGGCCAAGTGGTATGGTACCCTTGCTCCAGCCTCCCAACAAAGTGTGATCATCACGCCCCAGAAAAACCTTGAGGCAAAACCCCTTCACTGCTCCCTTACCAGATGTTTGTAGAATACCTGCCATGCGCAAGGCTCTGCTAGGCACTTGGGAGAAGCgggtggggagcaggaaggggcaggagtATTGAAAAAAGATATGGAGCCAAGTCCCTATCAGCAACATACACACATGAACAAAAATTAAGTAACAGGTAATCACAGAAAGTTTCAACAAGCCAAAGCAGCAAAGCAATCAAGGAGGGCATGGAGAATGGCATACAACAGTCACCAGTGAGGAGAGGTTTGGGGAGGGAAAGGTCATGGAGCTGGGTGAGAGTGGAGTAGTTGAAAGAGCCAGATGGACCGGATCAGCTGCTTACTAACTAGGTGACTCTCATTCAGCAGCTATTTACTGCACATAAACcatatgctaggcactgttccaAAGACTGGGGATATAGTAGTCATCAAAAGAGACCATCAACTGCTTATAGTCTGGTGAGAagagacagatgaaaaaaattaataaaataggatAATTTCAGATGGTGATTACttctaatgaaaaatataagaggGTAAGGTGATTAAGAGTGCAAGACGTCTACTTTAGATTGAAAAGGTCACACCCTTCTGGGATGTCAAGAGATGAGCAGTGAGAAAGCCTGAGTAGTGAGAAGAAAGTCAAGGAAGGCCATTGTAGGTGGAGGGACatagcaaagcaaagcaaagggcTTTGCAAGGGGGTAGAAATAAGCTTGGGCAtgttgggggaaggaaaggaagccatATAGCAGGAACAGAGAGAGCAAAGAAGAACGTGATAGATAAGATTGGAGAAGAAGGCCAGTTAACTTAGTCTCTCTGAAATCCAATtcccccttctgtaaaatggagacaattatAGAATTTACCTCTTCTGACTGTCTTGAGGATTCAGTATCAGGCATGCAAAGTCggaaaggaacagaaagggcTGGGTGGGCTTAGAGGTAGATACTGGAGGCTAGAGTTGGAGGctcagtggggggcggggggcatctGGGCAGCTGGCACAAGTGAGCTCCTTTGCCAGCTCTCCACTTCTTCCTACCAGTTCATCCCAATGCCTGTGCTCTATGGCATCTTCCTGTACATGGGGGTGGCAGCGATTAGCAGCATTCAGGTGAGCCCACTATATTTACCACGCAGtcccactcctcctcctctttcctgctGCTACCTCCTGCCTACACTTGCCAAGTCCTCTCCCATCCTCTTTTCCTGACTCTCCTGGGCATAGGACCCTGCTGCCACGCTCTGaatggggagggggcctcccccCCATGCTAGGCTTCGATAGCTAACAGTGACACCCTCCAGGCTGAACACcctgctttcctcctcctcttgttCCCCTAGTTCACAAAGAGGATACAGCTATTATTGATGCCAGCAAAACATCAGCCAGACCTCCTGCTCTTGCGCCATGTACCTCTGAGCAGGGTCCACCTCTTCACAGCCATCCAGCTTGCCTGCCTGGGTTTGCTTTGGATAATCAAGTCTACCCCTGCAGCCATCATCTTCCCCCTCATGGTGACTTGGGGCAGGGCTGGGTAGTGTCCCAGGGATCCTGGGAGACTCTGAGCCTGGGAGGGTGGCCAAAGCCTCCACAGGAGGAagactctccccctctcacttGCCCTGACTCTGCCTGGTTGGGAATCTTAGGACAGAGAAAGATGGCTGAGAGATGCCCACAGATAGGCTGATCCTGGGATACCTGATTCAACTCCATTTACAACCTCTTTGGCTGATCAACCACAGACAGGGATATAAAGTCCAAAAGAAAACCGAGGCCCTGGGAGAGGCAATACTGGCACTTTTGTTACTCAGTGAGGCGATGCCACTGGTGGTTTTGGGCCTTATCCTTAGTCCCTGAGGAAATTAAGAGCCCTGGGCTTTCTAGTAGGACCAATCTGATTATCGgatcccagctgtgtgacttctgGGAAGTTTCTAAACTCTTagggcttcagtttctttctctataCAATAggaacaattatatatatatcataggaATGTGTTAGcattaaatgaaacaatacacAATGCCTAGTacacaggaagtgctcaataagtgcTACTGCTGCTCATGTTTCTGCTGCTATTGCTGACAGTCCTGGGTCTTGTTCCTATCCCTGCAGTTGCTGGGCCTGGTGGGGGTCCGAAAGGCACTGGAGAGGGTCTTCTCACCACAGGAACTCCTTTGGCTGGATGAGCTGAtgccagagaaggaaaggagcaTCCCTGAGAAGGGGCTGGAGCCAGAATATTCACTCAGTGGTGACAGTGAAGATGTGAGCCCCAGATGGGCCCTCTcaggagaagggggcagggatggggagagcaCTTTTGTCCAGGAGTTATCCCTAAAGTCTAATATTTCTATTAAACCTGAAGATCTGATTAACACAATAATTCCCCTTAGGGGGACATAGGTACACTGAAGGGGTGAGGGAAATCTTTCTTTAGAGGGCAGGGGCCCTGGTTTATGAATCCATGGGGGTAGAAAGGTCTGGGGACAGCTCTGGTGGTCCTTTTCAACCATAATCTTTGTCTCAGCGTGGGTTTATATCCTTTCACTTTCTGggcccctttctctctgctctgtctctgtctacTCCCAACTTATCTTGGGATCTTTCTTTTGCAGTCAGAGCTGATGTATCAGCCAAGGGCTCCAGAAATCAATATCTCTGTGAATTAGCTGGAGTAGGAGTTTTAGGAATAGAGACTCCAGGAAACTGAGCACGAGGTGAGGATGTGAGGGAAGTGCCCCTGGGGTCgaggatggggaggtgggggctcaGACCTTGGAAACCTCCAGTGTGCTGGCTACCCCTGTTTTCCCTTCACGTTCCAGTTCCTCACGAACTCCAAAGTAGGGGAGGGAATAGAAAGGTCTCTCCAGAGGCAAGAATGAAATAAGGGAGGATACCTGGGCTTGGCTCCCTGTGGCACTGAAGTCTGGCCAGTAGAGGGAGCTCAAGCTCACACCAAATTGGATGTAGAGATGTagggctggggaggaagaggTATAATGACAAAAGAATGgtagggagtggggaggagagggagggaggataaAGCTCCCTGCTGCTTTCCTTTGCCCTGGAGGCCACTCCCTTAGGCTGCTGAGAACCACACTCCAGACAAGTGGAGGGATTCTCTGTCACTTGCCCACTTTGccattccttccatttttattcatccatttatcaaAACAGTTTATGAGTACTATACTTGAGTATCTAGATACGAGATACAGTGGTAAGTAAGATAATTATGGTCCCTGACCTCATCAGCTTAAAATCCACTGGGAAAGACCAATAGGGAGTTTTTGGAGTGGGATAGTGTTTGCTAAGGCAAGCATCAACTGTGGGAGCAGAGAGACCTCTAAGCCCTTCTTGGAGGATGGTgaaggtggggtggtgggagtTGGAGAAGAGGAAATGGTCCATAACTTGAAATTTGAAGAAGAACGAAGCATGGCCAGAATAAGGTGGAGGGaaatgttctaggcagagggtGCAGCATGTGCAAAAGCCTGGCATTTTTCCCCCTTGATAAGCTAAATTCTCTTCTTGCCACAGAAACCCTTCTATCCATGCTTTCCAAGCTCAAGAGCCCAAGAAGCCCCACCATTTGCAGTGGAAAATTCTAGAGGGCAATTCAGCAGCTATCCCAGAACAAGATCTCCTGGGCTTTCCATATCCCCTATAGCTCCTTTGCAATATTCTTTGCCCTACTGTGCCCCTGTGCACTTGCTCTGACCCCACGATGTCTTCTCTCAGTTCACAGGTGTTACTCGGAAGTCAGGATATTGTTAGCCTTTGGCTTAACTGCCACATGCTCAGTCGACTGGAACCAGTGGGGCAGGACTGGAGGGCAGCTCGCCAAGATTTCCGTC
Proteins encoded in this window:
- the SLC4A9 gene encoding anion exchange protein 4, which encodes MKLPGQEEFEVSSACENVPTGELDSGPGSGPSPDGPSDTDRGELGVPKDPLLFIQLNELLGWPQALEWRETGRWVLFEEKLEVGAGRWSVPHVPTLALPSLQKLRSLLAEGLVLLDCPAQSFLELVEQVTRVESLSPELRGQLQALLLQRPQHLIQPIGTRPCQGSAHPREASHNEEAPLKEQHQNPLRRKLPPGAEAGVVLAGELGFLAQPLGAFVRLRDPVVLGPLTEVPLPSRFFCLLLGPSTLGKGYHEMGRAMAVLLSDPQFQWSVRRASNLRHLLAALDAFLEEVTVLPPGRWDPTARIAPPKCLPSQHKRLLSQLREVQGRSARHGALAEDRYGHWPQAPSPELQRTGRLFGGLVQDVRRKASWYPSDFLDALHPQCFSAVLYIYLATVTNAITFGGLLGEATNGAQGVLESFLGTAVAGAAFCLMAGQPLTILSSTGPVLVFERLLFSFSRDYSLDYLPFRLWVGIWVATFCLALVATEASVLVRYFTRFTEEGFCALISLIFIYDAVGKMLSLTSAYPIQSPGYPAYGCFCQYPDLGGNESEWTRTEPKDRDDISSMDLGLVNASLLPPPECARRGGQPRGPSCHTVPDIAFFSLLLFLTSFLLATALKHVKASRFFPSVVRRVLGDFSSVLAMLLGCGLDSFLGLATPKLTVPSEFKPTLPGRGWLVSPFGANPWWLSVAAALPALLLSVLIFMDQQITAVILNRAEYKLQKGAGFHLDLFCVALLMLLTSVLGLPWYVSATVISLAHMDSLRRESRACALGEPRSFLGIREQRLTGLVVFILTGTSIFLAPVLKFIPMPVLYGIFLYMGVAAISSIQFTKRIQLLLMPAKHQPDLLLLRHVPLSRVHLFTAIQLACLGLLWIIKSTPAAIIFPLMLLGLVGVRKALERVFSPQELLWLDELMPEKERSIPEKGLEPEYSLSGDSEDSELMYQPRAPEINISVN